In the Phaseolus vulgaris cultivar G19833 chromosome 7, P. vulgaris v2.0, whole genome shotgun sequence genome, one interval contains:
- the LOC137830213 gene encoding uncharacterized protein, with protein MAVTTPYLNATEKKHWWLTNRKVVEKYIRDARSLMATQEQSEIASALNLLDAALAIYPRLDEALELRARCLLCLRRFKEVADMLQDYIPSLKMANDESVSSDSSSQQLSREGAKLLSSDSSTSDQSFKCFSVSDLKKKVMAGLCKSCDKEGYWRYLVLGKACCHLGLMEDAMVLLQTGKRLASAAFRRESVCWSDDSFSLSNPLFSGDTTPPRAPMPESEAVTQLLAHIKLLLRRRAAALAALEAGLHSEAIRHFSKIVDGRRGAPQAFLAECYMYRASAHRSAGRIADSIADCNRTLALDPTCIQALETRASILESIRCFPDSLHDLEHLKLLYNTILRDRKLAGPAWKRQNVRAREIPGKLCALTTKIQELKQRVASGDTSNVDYHGLIGLRRGCGRSELQRAHLLLSLKHKPDKAMCFIERCELAEERDLDSVKERARMSSLLLYRLLQKGYTNVMGSIMDEEVAEKQRMKNVLEAQAVLEAQAKAVKLENQKCTVSSPSTANPAVFQGVFCRDLAVVGNLLSQTGFNRSIPVKYEALSC; from the exons ATGGCCGTGACCACTCCCTATCTCAATGCAACAGAAAAAAAGCACTGGTGGCTCACCAACCGTAAG GTTGTTGAGAAATACATCAGAGACGCTCGCTCTCTGATGGCCACGCAGGAACAGAGCGAGATCGCTTCGGCGCTCAACCTTCTCGACGCGGCTCTCGCGATCTATCCGCGGCTCGACGAAGCGCTGGAACTGCGAGCGAGGTGTCTGCTCTGTCTGCGGAGGTTCAAAGAGGTGGCGGATATGCTTCAGGACTACATTCCGAGCTTGAAAATGGCGAACGATGAGTCGGTTTCTTCCGATAGTTCTTCGCAACAACTTTCTAGGGAGGGCGCGAAGCTTCTCTCGTCTGATTCATCGACTTCGGATCAGAGTTTCAAGTGTTTCTCTGTCTCTGACTTGAAGAAGAAGGTTATGGCAGGACTGTGTAAAAGTTGCGACAAGGAAGGGTATTGGAG ATACTTGGTTCTGGGGAAAGCATGCTGTCACCTAGGCCTAATGGAAGACGCAATGGTTCTTCTCCAAACGGGTAAAAGGCTGGCTTCGGCCGCATTCCGCCGCGAGAGCGTGTGCTGGTCCGACGACAGCTTCTCCCTCTCGAACCCCCTCTTCTCCGGCGACACAACCCCACCCCGGGCCCCAATGCCGGAGTCCGAAGCAGTGACCCAACTCCTTGCCCACATAAAGCTCCTTCTCCGTCGCCGCGCCGCCGCGCTCGCTGCTCTGGAAGCCGGCCTCCACTCTGAGGCTATCCGCCACTTCTCCAAAATCGTTGACGGTCGCCGCGGCGCCCCGCAGGCCTTCCTCGCCGAGTGCTACATGTACAGAGCCTCTGCTCACCGCTCCGCCGGCCGAATCGCCGATTCAATCGCCGATTGCAACAGAACCCTCGCCCTGGACCCCACCTGCATCCAAGCGCTGGAAACCCGAGCCTCTATTCTGGAATCCATTCGGTGCTTCCCAGATTCACTCCacgaccttgaacacctcaaacTCCTCTACAACACCATCTTGCGCGATCGCAAACTCGCCGGCCCCGCCTGGAAGCGACAAAATGTGCGCGCCAGAGAAATCCCCGGGAAACTCTGCGCCCTCACGACCAAGATCCAGGAACTGAAACAGAGAGTAGCTTCGGGAGACACCTCCAACGTGGACTACCACGGTCTCATCGGATTGCGGCGCGGGTGTGGTCGTTCGGAGTTACAGAGAGCGCATTTGCTGCTGTCCCTGAAACACAAGCCCGACAAGGCAATGTGCTTCATTGAGCGGTGCGAGCTGGCGGAGGAGCGCGACCTCGATTCTGTTAAGGAGAGGGCGAGAATGTCGTCGCTCTTGCTCTACAGGCTGCTTCAGAAGGGTTACACCAATGTGATGGGTTCCATAATGGACGAGGAGGTTGCTGAGAAGCAGAGGATGAAAAATGTTCTGGAAGCTCAGGCTGTTCTGGAAGCTCAGGCCAAAGCCGTTAAATTGGAAAACCAAAAGTGCACCGTTTCGTCTCCTTCCACTGCGAATCCCGCGGTTTTTCAGGGAGTCTTTTGCCGCGATCTTGCGGTGGTTGGAAACTTGCTTTCGCAAACGGGATTCAACCGTTCCATTCCGGTCAAGTACGAGGCGTTGAGCTgctga
- the LOC137830223 gene encoding BRCT domain-containing protein At4g02110: protein MMETSYASRVFRGVRFVLRGFNPAAESQIRLKLEDGGGIDAEQYGGSCTHVIVDKIAYDDPLCVTVRNDRKTLVTALWVDHSADIGMPVDASSVMYRPPKDLDGIPGAKGLIMCLTGYLRQDRDDIMTMVGLMGAHFSKPLVANKVTHLICYKFEGEKYVLAKRLGTIKLVNHRWLEDCLKEWVLLPEDKYNKSGFELETMEEEAKDSEEEGEDSKLGKSGGRNIKQSPVNSKFDQAATHGLLKSVIEASNNLPDSTGPRVLPNVKNGEDSLTIPGKKRKSDRDFSFQNVDDSKISYQTPDISRLPDKYRKTTESKNADFPKALGCQGPGNMANTKSSGQQSGLHDNTMESEKLISNLTSTSASAAGVAHSNEKLRTTSYSKKNQRDFSVPRILDGSSGREGNKCENSKVHEAIEFIKSTSVEISGRENDFTKEEEPISLLPQKRINETSFTKLKSRKVSSDAKISIQSANGKSQGLKGTSLVDEPPKADDYCSKGKDGMNNSNTCLVSKPAGSNYNSLAFDERFSRNASPESAQCDSVYQNSPQTAVHSLSESKTNGKPGVTSSAMRQVGGNEAGQHFSKSIDCSSMGNKNSNNVKSAGCTNLDLSNEECNKQVRKSPRKKSVAKRISGSKPIVGATARHKRSLSLNKTILQSEGVTLSSGSKEICDAKMHKGCPQSRDINNTMEQEAVSKNTDYASDRAEFLTDETEAPDDKCEFEFGMALNEELVHPSEKPNRATEEKSEAICPATKCEEAKKGTNKTEIQKTSSLVVKNQAKKRAAGKANATVSKYADDAGGRTEALDDETEAPDDKLENELGMAPEVELVHPSEKPNRATEEKSEAICPATKCEEAKKGTNKTEIQKTSSLVVKNQAKKRAAGKANATVSKYADDAGGRTEALDDETEAPDDKLENELGMAPEVELVHPSEKPDTSTEEKPEAICPVPKCEEVMPPKRVTNKTEKQKSSLVVKHQARKRPVGKAKATVSKDLSKSKVAVSREKVPNETGHEAEIETTEEMPFPADRRDNSALARNKSENLAEEEKENRPIDGVQNPVKGRSDDNPNYKSNVRPRKMKSTKVGLNPSISESNTRVKTEAACFILSGHRLQRKDFQQVIKRLKGRVCRDSHQWSYQATHFIAPDPIRRTEKFFAATASGRWILKTDYLSASSQEGKFLAEEPYEWHKSGLSEDGAINMEAPRKWRLVKEKTGHGAFYGMRIVVYGDCIAPPLDTLKRVIKAGDGTILATCPPYTRFLGTEIDYAVVSPGMPRVDMWVQEFLKHEIPCVVADYLVEYVCKPGFSLEKHVLYGTHAWAERAFDRHNSRAEEIVAPEDSTDDDDDDVTCQVCGSRDRGDVMLICGDESGSVGCGEGTHIDCCDPPLTDVPEYDWFCSKCSTTPNSSNNPTKRKKSVLS, encoded by the exons ATGATGGAAACCAGTTACGCATCGCGAGTGTTTCGCGGTGTTCGGTTCGTTCTCCGTGGCTTCAATCCCGCCGCCGAAAGCCAG ATCCGGCTTAAGCTTGAGGATGGCGGTGGAATTGACGCCGAGCAGTACGGTGGGAGTTGCACGCATGTCATTGTCGATAAGATTGCTTAT GACGATCCTCTGTGTGTTACTGTTAGAAATGATCGGAAGACGCTCGTCACTGCACTGTGGGTTGATCACAGTGCTGATATTGGAATGCCCGTTGATGCTTCTTCG GTTATGTATAGACCTCCTAAAGACTTAGATGGAATACCAGGTGCAAAAGGTTTGATAATGTGCTTGACTGGTTATCTGCGCCAGGATCGGGATGACATTATG ACAATGGTTGGCCTGATGGGTGCACATTTTTCCAAACCATTGGTGGCGAACAAGGTTACTCATCTCATATGCTATAAATTTGAAG GAGAGAAGTATGTGCTTGCAAAGAGATTGGGCACAATAAAGCTAGTTAATCATCGTTGGTTGGAAGATTG CTTGAAGGAATGGGTGCTTCTTCCTGAAGACAAATATAACAAGAG TGGTTTTGAACTAGAGACGATGGAGGAAGAGGCTAAGGATTCTGAAGAAGAGGGTGAAGATTCTAAGCTGGGAAAATCAGGGGGGAGAAATATAAAACAAAGCCCCGTTAATTCGAAATTTGACCAAGCTGCAACTCATGGATTGTTGAAATCAGTAATAGAGGCATCGAACAACTTACCAGATTCTACTGGTCCACGGGTTTTGCCAAATGTAAAAAATGGTGAAGACTCTTTAACCATTCCAGGAAAGAAGAGAAAATCTGATCGAGACTTTAGCTTTCAGAATGTTGAtgattcaaagataagctatcaGACTCCTGATATTTCTAGATTACCTGACAAATATAGAAAGACGACTGAGTCTAAGAATGCTGATTTTCCAAAGGCACTTGGGTGCCAGGGCCCTGGAAATATGGCAAATACAAAATCATCTGGTCAGCAGTCCGGTCTGCATGATAACACTATGGAGTCTGAGAAGTTGATAAGTAACTTGACATCAACTTCTGCAAGTGCAGCTGGAGTTGCACATTCAAATGAAAAGCTTAGAACTACTAGTTATTCTAAGAAGAACCAAAGGGATTTTTCTGTCCCAAGGATCTTAGATGGAAGCTCAGGCAGAGAAGGAAACAAATGTGAAAACAGTAAGGTTCACGAGGCAATTGAGTTTATCAAATCTACCAGTGTTGAAATTTCTGGGAGAGAAAATGATTTTACTAAAGAGGAGGAACCAATTAGTTTATTGCCTCAAAAGAGGATAAATGAAACTTCTTTTACGAAATTAAAATCAAGAAAGGTGTCTTCTGATGCAAAAATCTCCATCCAATCAGCAAATGGTAAATCTCAAGGATTAAAAGGGACATCTCTGGTTGATGAGCCACCCAAAGCTGATGACTATTGTTCTAAAGGCAAAGATGGTATGAATAACTCAAACACTTGCTTAGTTTCAAAACCTGCTGGTTCTAACTACAACTCACTAGCATTTGATGAGCGTTTCTCAAGAAATGCAAGCCCAGAATCTGCTCAGTGTGATAGTGTCTATCAGAATAGTCCACAAACAGCTGTTCATAGCTTAAGTGAGTCTAAAACTAATGGCAAGCCTGGAGTCACAAGTTCTGCAATGCGTCAAGTTGGTGGTAATGAAGCAGGGCAACATTTCAGTAAAAGTATTGATTGTTCATCAATGGGAAATAAAAACTCAAATAATGTGAAATCCGCTGGTTGTACTAACTTGGATTTAAGCAATGAAGAATGTAATAAACAGGTTAGAAAATCACCCAGAAAGAAGTCAGTTGCCAAGAGAATTTCGGGTTCTAAACCTATAGTAGGTGCCACTGCTAGACATAAAAGATCACTTTCCCTGAATAAAACTATCCTGCAAAGTGAAGGTGTAACTTTATCCAGCGGAAGCAAAGAGATATGTGATGCGAAGATGCATAAGGGATGTCCCCAAAGCAGGGATATTAACAATACGATGGAGCAAGAAGCAGTTAGTAAAAATACAGACTATGCTTCTGACAGAGCTGAGTTCTTGACGGATGAAACCGAGGCTCCAGATGATAAATGtgaatttgaatttggaatGGCCCTAAATGAAGAATTGGTTCATCCTTCGGAAAAGCCAAATAGAGCTACAGAAGAGAAGTCAGAAGCAATTTGCCCTGCAACAAAATGTGAAGAGGCAAAGAAAGGCACAAATAAAACAGAAATTCAGAAAACGTCTTCATTGGTAGTAAAGAATCAAGCAAAAAAACGTGCTGCTGGCAAAGCGAATGCCACAGTTAGTAAATACGCAGACGATGCTGGTGGCAGAACTGAAGCTTTGGATGATGAAACCGAAGCTCCAGATGACAAACTTGAAAATGAGTTAGGAATGGCACCTGAAGTAGAATTGGTTCATCCTTCGGAAAAGCCAAATAGAGCTACAGAAGAGAAGTCAGAAGCAATTTGCCCTGCAACAAAATGTGAAGAGGCAAAGAAAGGCACAAATAAAACAGAAATTCAGAAAACGTCTTCATTGGTAGTAAAGAATCAAGCAAAAAAACGTGCTGCTGGCAAAGCCAATGCCACAGTTAGTAAATACGCAGACGATGCTGGTGGCAGAACTGAAGCTTTGGATGATGAAACCGAAGCTCCAGATGACAAACTTGAAAATGAGTTAGGAATGGCACCTGAAGTAGAATTGGTTCATCCTTCAGAAAAACCAGATACATCAACAGAAGAGAAGCCAGAAGCAATTTGCCCCGTGCCAAAATGTGAAGAGGTAATGCCTCCTAAAAGAGTCacaaataaaactgaaaaacagaAATCTTCACTGGTAGTAAAGCACCAAGCAAGGAAACGTCCTGTTGGTAAAGCCAAGGCCACAGTTTCCAAGGATTTATCGAAATCAAAAGTTGCAGTATCTAGGGAGAAGGTTCCTAATGAAACGGGGCATGAGGCAGAGATAGAAACCACAGAAGAAATGCCCTTTCCTGCTGATAGACGTGACAACTCAGCCCTAGCAAGAAATAAGTCAGAGAATTTAGCtgaagaagagaaggagaaTAGACCAATTGATGGAGTGCAGAATCCTGTAAAGGGCAGAAGCGATGACAATCCAAATTATAAATCTAATGTAAGGCCAAGAAAGATGAAGTCTACTAAAGTGGGGCTCAATCCATCTATTTCAGAATCTAACACGAGAGTTAAAACTGAAGCGGCATGTTTTATATTAAGCGGGCACCGCCTACAGAGAAAAGATTTTCAGCAAGTAATCAAGCGCTTAAAAGGAAGGGTTTGCCGGGATTCTCACCAGTGGTCATATCAGGCAACACACTTCATAGCTCCAGACCCCATACGCAGAACTGAGAAATTTTTTGCTGCGACTGCATCAGGAAG GTGGATTCTGAAAACTGATTACTTAAGTGCCAGTAGCCAGGAAGGAAAATTCTTGGCGGAGGAGCCTTATGAGTGGCACAAAAGTGGTCTCAGTGAGGATGGCGCAATCAATATGGAGGCTCCAAGAAAGTGGAGGCTAGTTAAAGAAAAAAcaggtcatggcgccttctatGGAATGCGTATTGTTGTATACGGCGATTGCATTGCTCCGCCTTTG GATACTCTGAAACGTGTCATCAAAGCTGGCGATGGAACAATCTTAGCTACTTGTCCTCCTTATACACGCTTCCTTGGTACCGAAATCGACTATGCTGTAGTTAGCCCTGGCATGCCACGTGTTGATATGTGGGTCCAAGAGTTCTTAAAACATGAGATACCTTGTGTTGTAGCGGACTATTTGGTTGAGTATGTTTGCAAGCCCGGGTTCTCCCTGGAGAAGCATGTATTATATGGCACTCATGCTTGGGCAGAGAGAGCGTTTGATAGACATAACAGCAGGGCAGAAGAGATTGTTGCTCCTGAGGATTCCactgatgatgatgatgatgatgtaaCTTGCCAAGTGTGTGGATCCCGCGACAGAGGAGATGTAATGCTGATTTGTGGTGATGAAAGTGGTTCTGTTGGGTGTGGAGAGGGTACTCACATCGATTGCTGCGATCCTCCCCTAACAGATGTACCTGAGTACGATTGGTTTTGTTCAAAATGCAGTACCACCCCAAACTCCTCAAACAATCCCACTAAAAGGAAAAAGAGTGTTTTATCATAA
- the LOC137830225 gene encoding uncharacterized protein has translation MGWLSRFIAAVAFLAIGVIFSPETLTSKSTTLSTYLKLAHLLSFSTAFGAALWVTFIGGIIMFKNLPRHQFGNLQSKMFPAYFSMVGACCAISVASFGYLHPWKTSSTTERYQLGFLLSSFAFNLTNLFVFTPMTIEMMKQRHKVERESNIGEEVGWSKNVEVAKSNPKLKAMNKKFGMIHGLSSLANIMSFGSLAIHSWYLAGKIDL, from the exons ATGGGTTGGCTTAGTCGCTTCATCGCCGCCGTGGCTTTCTTAGCCATCGGAGTCATATTCTCACCGGAGACTCTGACTTCAAAATCAACCACTCTTTCCACCTACCTCAAACTCGCTCACCTCCTCAGCTTCTCCACCGCATTCGGCGCCGCTCTATGGGTCACCTTCATCGGCGGCATCATCATGTTTAA AAATCTGCCGCGGCATCAGTTTGGGAACCTGCAAAGCAAGATGTTTCCGGCGTATTTCTCGATGGTGGGTGCGTGTTGCGCCATATCGGTGGCTTCCTTTGGGTACCTTCACCCGTGGAAAACTTCATCCACTACTGAGAGATACCAGCTTGGGTTTTTGCTCTCTTCCTTTGCGTTCAATCTTACCAACTTGTTTGTCTTCACACCTATGACCAtcgag ATGATGAAGCAAAGGCATAAAGTGGAGAGAGAAAGCAATATAGGGGAGGAAGTTGGGTGGTCAAAAAATGTGGAAGTTGCTAAGTCAAACCCAAAACTTAAAGCCATGAATAAGAAATTTGGTATGATTCATGGATTATCGTCCCTTGCCAATATAATGTCCTTTGGGAGTCTAGCAATACACTCTTGGTACTTGGCCGGTAAAATTGATCTTTGA